The genomic interval aaaataaattccattaaatccaacaaaaaaaaaatagaaaaatagggttctagattttctttaattaccgtATTTCTAACCCCATTTGATTATTTATGCCTCTTTTATGaaccctatttaattaaagttaacttaatcaatatatgaacaataatttgaattaatcttataatcttaactttttaattcaattaataattctttgtcacgtaattattaagtattttccctttaatttttcttttgttgatgatgctaatttattcatattttgatttctacaatttttgtgttcaacccattaaggtagtgttctactagaggatctaacgagtttcgccccttcgctaatggcctctaagagttcaaattccagtattgtataaatcttcaatttgttctatttcttatattaattgaaattttgctactttttttttttaatttacaactttattgtttatatcttattagggacattcatagaaatttgggtttctttgaaatatacaattaatgagcattactttttgatcatagtgtgttttccatggctgaaaacctcaataatctctatcatttgatatacCATATTTCTAACCTTctggtttattattaaaaataaaatggtttatgagaaattcatgggtcactttttatttatatataataaaataaaaataaaataaatctcattaaatctaaaaaaaaaatagggttctagattttctttgattaccgtatttctaaccctatttgattatttatgcctcttttataaaccctatttgattaaagttaagattataagattaattcaaattattgttcatatattgattaatccttaaccaatatatgaacaattatttgaattaatcttataatcttaactttttaattcaattaataattctttggcacgtaattattaagttttttccctttaattttctttttgttgatgatgctaatttattcatattttgatttctacaatttttgtgttcaAATCATTAAGGTAGTATTCTACTAGAGGATCTAACGAGTTTCACCCCTTTGCTAATGgcctctaagagttcaaattccagtattgtataaatcttcaatttgttctatttcttatattaactgaaattttgctactttttttttttaatttacaattttattgtttatatcttattagggacattcataGAAATTTGgatttctttgaaatatacaattaatgagcattactttttaatcatagtgtgttttccatggctgaaaacctcaataatctctatcatttgatatcaaataaaataaaattatcatgatgtatacattatggttatttaatgagtaattagtgtgttgaaattgtcaagctgatatttagaattgtttataattgaattgtttttttgtcaaaattaatattaagtatatttatatgtttataggtttatctattttctcttagattaatcatgctcatatagcaaaaaaatcatactcatatagacatgttattttcattttgtaatttagatcttcttagtcattatttagttcacttaaaccttttccgattatggtaactgaagttttgtttcttttaggtactctattacaaagatctgtattacatgtattatttatttttgactataaggaggtggatttctttattgggaaacatatagcgtgacaaataattgttcatatattgaataattatttttgattactgagattcatatatataactgtctatattgaattctttattattcaaataattattttttatttttacgtgattatttattgttcatatatgtAGAACCCTATTTAATtcaagttaagattataagattaattaatttgtgatttcttcctatacacataataataatctcacctaataactaataatattttttctttaaattttaattgtatcactttcaaataacatagaaaaaaactaacataaaatttagtatgcATGGCTCGCACGTAGctttttattagtatatatatatatataaaggaatgcaCAAGATGAGTTTAGGTGGCATTTTACTATTCTttcttcctattttttttttctattttttggcatattctcttattttatttgtaaaaataaactataaataCAAAGCTAAAAGTTCCACATTGTTTAGAGATCTTTTAGGTGTTATCTAAGCAGGttataaataatacttttatttttcaacacTTTTTTGTCtaagaaatattattttttatgggtGATTTATTAATATCTtacttaataaattatatttattgatttctataagtagttatttatcttttaataattgaattttttataataatttttaattttaatattctagatttttatattattgtttgttcgagttaaaaatatttttttataactaaaatattttctcttaaattttaatttgttcaaaagttaaaaaaatatattttgtaagaGGTGACACACTTATATGACTATATATTTGAGCattttttatcatatttttttatgttttttttatttttttgttacttttttattatatcaATTTTAGAATACAAAACAtacattcatttttttttattattattatattatcatttttctgatttttatattttgtaagtttaatttaaattatttaaatagttaaaattattagaaataaaaatagcatttttttacttaaaaaatactttttgtagtttacattataaattaaaaacaaaaatatgaactttaaaatgatttatgTGGCAtcctatgttaattttaattcatattcttttattcattttctcattgtttatgaataaaataaaacaatcaatatcaatatatttaaaatgattttAATATTATGTTTAAATTCATGGTTGTAtaacttaaattattataacaataaataggtttatttttcttaaattattacTAAAGAAATCATGTCTTTGAACTATTATCGATACTAAATATTTTCCAAAGCTATTCAGGTAACTAAGTTGTGACCATTCTCTTACTTTTTGTCCTacatgaattttaattttttttaaaaggagtCCAAAGAATGACTAAATtataatgatattttaaatttaaattttaattgttCATTTTACCAAATATTTAATTGGGTAAGATTGAGTTAATCACTCATTGATTCAATGAAAAGAAGGATGAGTGATATATTTATAAGTTACAAGTCTAACATTAATCACATTTTTAAGCTGTgggactttttttaaaaaataaaataataactctataataaatatctatattatatggaaatataaaaaatacaaataattaaagatgactaaaactatttaaaatattagaaaaaatttagttgtttttttatttatttaactaaatatcaaagaTGTTGTCACATCATAAAAATGTATACTTAATGGTGTAACATTGAATTAATCAATCACCCATATAGTGAAAAAAGAATGAGTGATATATTTATAGGTTACAAGTCTAACACTAATCACATTTCTAAGTTATGTGGGACTTTTATAGCATCATAcaaattatacttttattttaataaaagaaaaaatatgcactaatcatattttataaagaatataatataaggtgtaatataatatttaagagaaaatttcattattattattttatataaagatgAATTCACATATTTCTTTTgagataaaagataaataaataaaaatatcaaacatcaatatataTCCCTTTCAACAATGAGTCCATAAAAAAAGCTAtgatatttagttaattttttttttttaaaaaaagaaacaacttttaaataacataatacattaataattaatttaatttttcaagtaaaaatttaaataacataaaaaaaaatattttaaattaaaaattaagcaattgaaaacaaaaaaaatcataattataaaactacattaaaattttaacaaatatttttatatcatttaaatttataaattctatattatataataaaataataatatatttttatagggtaaaaaaagattatttgatttataataaatattaaactcaTTTGTAGTTgtactaattataaaatatataaattcgtCACTGAGACTATAttgcaaaaattataattaaccaagtataaatatatttttctattattacaaatgataaatatcattttaaaacgTGTAtcacaaaagttattaatttgctactttgttttctttaataataatttttttaataaattagagGGAGGATTTAAATTGTTTCTTTCTGTCAAAAATAGAATCTAAATAGTGTTTCAAAAAACCTACATCACCGGTCATaagcataatttattaaattcagaaattgttactttttttcatttattttcttataaaaatacatgtaatttttttgttccaCTATTTCTAATATATTTCACGAAATCGCTATCTTTctccatattttaaaaataacaaattatgtttctaatttcaaaatattatattttagattatatcACTTAataagtacaatatatatatatgtctgaaaagattataaaatttgGGCAACACCGCGCAAAGCGCGGCTTAGTTCCCTAGTTGTTTAAATAAATGAATAGAATGAAACCACAAGGGGGTTTTTGTAACGATTTTTATAGTTGatgtgagatttttgtaacagaaaaaaatttaagagaCAAAACTCTACAAAAGTCATAGTTTGGAGGTATAAATCTTATTTATTCTATTAAGAAATATGACAATGTACAAGCCGAAAGCAAATATTGCTCCTACTTATTTGTATTCCAATGTTATGTTAAGAATTAAGGTGTGTTTGAAAATATTTGTGTAATTACCACTCTAATAATTacactatttaataattacattctattttaaaattcaagatgtATTAagatatgaaataataataacttataaatttctaatattttatttaataaaatgttgactaattaatatataaaaaaattaataattacacatgacaataatattttttttaataactaatatttaaaattaaaagtttttCGAGTGTGTTTTGAAAAAACTGTGTAATTACAaaacaaaaaagtaaaattttataattacaattaattaCACCAAATTCTAATTCCCTCTTGTCTTTCTAAATATGCCCAGCCCAAATCTCAATAGGGTATAAGAATTGGAGAGATTGCCTCTTAATTAAAGGGAAAATTACACACACCATtgactttttcctttttcttacttttatactgttagGCGGTATAATTTACATTTATACTGTAtagttttataacttttataCAGTTGGGCTTCAAGATGTATTTTCTTGTCACtttaaaatatgttttttttttttttaaattataaaagttgATGGGAAAATTAGTTGTCACGTCAATCagtgacatatatatatatttttttaaaaaaaaattaattataaaagttTTTATTGTATTGAAAAAGTTTTATGTGATGTGTTGTCACttttgtgatattttttttaaaaaaatataatcatgaaaaacttaatttttaaacgttatttttttttggtaatgtataatagttttcattatttaccttcttcttcatttattttctttcttttttcattgtatttGGGCTCTCTCTCCACTATTCATCttgttcttcattttttttcttttttttttccaagtcTACAACATTACCCAAATAAAAGCTAACCCTCTCGTTTTGTAGTAGGTAACAAAAACAACAGCATGtgaaagaggaagaagaagaagaagaatcagGAAAGATAAGAGTGTGGTtatgtgtgtgagagagagatagagagctTGCTCTGTGATGAACTTTTTGTATAAATCTTTCAAAAACTCCCACTAAGTTCATATCATTCGGTGTCTTTGATCTCAAATCGTTGGCTCCATCTCTACCGTACTTTCAAGTCCACCATCTTTCTCCAACTTACCCTTTTCTGTTGCTGgtttgttttattgttgttttaaggttgttttctttcattttttatcacatttttcaaaatattattatattgctctattttaaatagtaatatgaaaataataaaatttgtatgtAAGTTATTTTCTTCAATATCATATGCTCCAATATATGTTTAGTTTTTCTCTgttgttccactgttgttttttagttgttttgcttctttttatttttgatgtttTCTCCTGTATGTTCTCTTGTTGTGCCTCAGCTCCCCACATTTGTTTGCATTTGTTATGTTGTTTCTTTTCCCAGCAAGCTtccatccttttttttttttttttgtcttctaGATTTCACCACTTTAATGGAAGGTAAGACTATTACTCTCTATGATTCTTTCATTCTAGTTATCTCAAACAAATATTCAGTGGTTAGTTTAACCTGTGTAATTTGAAACCAACATATGTTAAACatatgaaacaatagtggaacaACCTAAAAACAACATTAGAAAAATCATGACAGCCCCAATATTAATGCTTTTAATGTTTATGCTTCATCTCACCGGATTTAATAGTTGTTCTCCggttgttttagtgttgttgtgGTAGTTCTGTCTGtgggtgtggaagatggagacttcgtattttattttctatgtttacagtataaaagaaaaaaaaaacccaaaacagtataaaagttacttttaccgtgtggtagtatttttgtaaaaattaagtCAAAATCTAGTCTTTTTTGTAAATTATCCTACTTCAATGGTTATAGTATATGATTagacaaatacacaaaaatgtGTAATTACCTTTAATTACACCCAATTCTAATTCCCTATTAACTTTCTAAACACACCCTACCATCAAATACATACATGCTTGAAACTCCACGAACAAGTAGTGATTCTTTTGAAGAAACATAAGCACGTAATGAATTAAATACATAAAAGACAAAATCTTCTCAAGTATTACTAACTGAATTTGTCTGGTGAAAAACTAGGGAGGCATAAATAAGTTCATTCCACGCATCAGGGACACCTGGTAGACACCAATGGCTGCAGTCTTGCTTTCTTCTTGAAACCTTCTTGCCTGCAGTTGAATTCTTGCCATAAATTGACGGATGGCCATCCTTACGGAAGTTTGTCAAGCTTGTAACGTTTAGTAGTTTTACGGGTACACGCATGTCTTTGATCACTTCCTCGGTAATTTTCATTTTCAAAGGATAGTTTTCAAGAATAGCTCCACTAAAAGCAGGCTTTGTTTCACCATTACAGGACCCTCCTGAATCCCAATCTCCGCCTCTGCAATCATTTTTTCTTAACTAATCAATTAACAGATTGTTaacttttctttattttgtttaattgatgtataaaattgaagaaaaattatTCATAGCATGCTTTATTACATAGAATGCATGAATCAAGGTTATCTGAAGTTAATTGGCAATAACTTACCTGAAATGAGCAGTAGAGTACCCTCGGTAGAAGACCATTTGCTTCTCCGGCTTCACATTTTTATCGATCCACTTAGCCCAAGTCTTCATGGACCTCCTATAGGCTTCAACAGCATCAAATTGTGGATATACAAAATCTCCCTCTCTATAGTAGTTTTTCCTGTAGAAAGGTAACTAACATCTTACAATGCTCACCataaaagatttttttattcttttcccACATGGGTAGTGACTGAACTGTGCACATCTGCTAAGTAACTGGTATAAAAATATACCAAACCACAATCCAAATAATGTTTTTGGTTTCATGTGAAGGTTTAGACTGTTAGTTAGTCTAAGATTGATTTCATTATAACTGCAAAGAGCCTAGAATAGTGGTTTCAAAGAACTTGAATAACAAATTTCATATTGCAAGGAAAATACCAACAAATATACCATACTGAATTGGGGAACCAATGTAGATAGATAAGGTTGCAGACATACCCTCTAGCAGTCTTCCCATGAGTCCACCAGTGGCCAGTATTGAAGACAAGAATGTCAGCGCGCTTCCAACGAGATGCTGACTTGTCTATTCGATCAATTGAAAGAGTTGGATTTGAACTTCCCTGACCATTCATGCGGACTCCTTCCCTTACAAGAAAATGTGACCTCACAAAATCCACAGTACAATTGTAGTCCTGCAAGAAAGTTTATTATGACAGTCAGTCATAGATGTTGAAACAAATTTGATGAATTCTATTCACCTCTATAACTCGTTAAACCGAAGTTGgataaaatttacttgttaataAAAAGAGATATAGAAAGATTCTATATGAGATTGAGAACTGTGTTAAAATTTCAGGCATGGAAGTTTATTTGGGTTGAAAGAGTGACAAACTTTCAGTCTCAAAAAACCATTTACCAAGCACATGTAAATTCAAAGCTCTCCCTACCATCTAAGGGAACACCaggaattaataaaaaaaaaatgatgcaaCAGCATTGactaataaaactaaaattgtTCTATAATTTGTTGGATGAATATGTGACTAACATTACTGTATTGCAAAGGACAAAAACAGAGACTTTTGTTAtgggtatttatttatttttaagagaCATTTGCAAGACTTGAACCCTCATCAACTACACTTACTCCCTACCAAACCAGTTCATCTAACCCGagtattaaaagaaaaagtagcaggaatttattacattttaacACATTGAAACTTGCATTTACAAGACATTTTACCGAGTATTGTTTAATAGACCATAAGTTCACTTCAGGCAACAGTCTTGCAGTGTCCCAAAAGGAAGTGAAACGTTCTCTCTTGACAATATGAACAGCAGCAGTGGATGTATAGCATGCAAACAGGCTATTGTGGGAGTATTTATTATATGATTTCCAGTGGAATTAGAGATGCATGGTAAAAATTTAATGGTTCCAGATGCTTAGGAAGATGATTTATGAGAGAGAAGCCATTAAACTGAACAAATATTCAGAAGCACAATTCAGTGATAAGTTGGTGTGATCACAGAAAAGGAATGATTACAGATATTAACTATGAATTTGTCCATCTAATTGGCAATTAATATGTTGATACGATAAGAGCATTGATTATCCTAAAATGAAGTAACTTTTAATTGTGTTTCTGAGGCAGTGAACACATTCGTCctaaactaattaatttttccaAGGATACCAATTTTTACATATTCCACTCATCTTACATATTATAGACTGCCAAAGTTAGACGAGTGAAACCTACTTATCTAACAAAACTATAAATGTCATTCACTCGTATTCTTATGTGAATCAACAGAATATGGAGATTGTTAATGCTTTTTCTTACTGTCCTTCTCTATAAAACACGTCATAACGACGAGTAGGTTAAATCAAATACCCAATCACTGCCTAATACAACTCGTGCCAACAAGCCAGCCCACTAAAGCCTGCCTATAACATTACTTCACACTGTTAAGCAGTTTGCCATTTTACATTGCTTCTTGGTTGCCAACATCACACGTGCATAAACATACACATAAATATAAAGGGAAAATTGTTCTTAAAATGTTGGGCAACAAATAGATTTTGTCCGAGATAAACTTATTTAGCTAACAAAGCAAAAAAGGCACTATATATTTGTCATCTTTCCTCTAATCTCAACAAATCTTAGAAAGAGAAAACGTATGTATTTGGCAGGGTAGGTTGTAGTTAGATAAATTCTAAGAGATATAATTGAATTTGGCCAAGGGTTGTCAAGCACACTTGCTACAATTATTAcacctacaaaataataatgaataaaTTTGAAGAGCCAATTCTATGTTCAGGAAAAAGTCGCATGAAAGCAATTTAAATCACAATACAAAGATGTGAAGTATAAAAAAACAGCACGTAAAATCCTTCTACTGACGTTCATAGATTTCTCCTGTCTTGAATTTGGACTGTGGTAATCTAAAACAATATATACTGgaagaaataaataaagataCCTCAAATTTGAATACATAGTAACCTCTTCCCTTAGTTATTTTATGGCCATTAACTTCATACATCCTGCTCTTATTTTGGAGACCCTCGCGTAGGAGGCATAGGATAGACTCAAATTGGTTTCTGTTAACAGAATCTCCAACCAGCATTAGTTTTTTACCACTTATTCTCACCAAGAAGTCTGTTGCATTGAACCTACAAGTAAAAAGTGATGCAGTAAAGAAATATAAATCCACTGAAGTGATTAGTCATAA from Cannabis sativa cultivar Pink pepper isolate KNU-18-1 chromosome 4, ASM2916894v1, whole genome shotgun sequence carries:
- the LOC115714166 gene encoding protein trichome birefringence-like 5; this translates as MQMGTTSTSTSSSLNPKFRYYTFTSLAFLFFFLLSILLFTKRTLDPAVSISLYRDFFSQTPSSSSSNLSLPIQEPISPNSEPDPLDIEIDPKIINDELSDKNDPGSPPVNGVSEETSPKLIKNDLSDIKDGYPVPANLVSDEIDAKVSNGEVSNKNEEVPVYKKRVSNDFGAKIIDGELSDKNGSDPPRSFERTENKCDLYSGTWVKDEEYPIYRPGSCPYVDEAFDCQTNGRRDSEYLKWRWKPHACDLPRFNATDFLVRISGKKLMLVGDSVNRNQFESILCLLREGLQNKSRMYEVNGHKITKGRGYYVFKFEDYNCTVDFVRSHFLVREGVRMNGQGSSNPTLSIDRIDKSASRWKRADILVFNTGHWWTHGKTARGKNYYREGDFVYPQFDAVEAYRRSMKTWAKWIDKNVKPEKQMVFYRGYSTAHFRGGDWDSGGSCNGETKPAFSGAILENYPLKMKITEEVIKDMRVPVKLLNVTSLTNFRKDGHPSIYGKNSTAGKKVSRRKQDCSHWCLPGVPDAWNELIYASLVFHQTNSVSNT